The following are encoded together in the Pan troglodytes isolate AG18354 chromosome 6, NHGRI_mPanTro3-v2.0_pri, whole genome shotgun sequence genome:
- the TMEM213 gene encoding transmembrane protein 213 isoform X2: protein MVFPPNTQHKFTSGRVAFQLLQVGVHSPAAGTRHNSAGPAHLHRALSTASSMQRLPAATRATLILSLAFASLHSACSAASSSNSSTLTAHHPDPGTLEQCLNVDFCPQAARCCRTGVDEYGWIAAAVGWSLWFLTLILLCVDKLMKLTPDEPKDLQA, encoded by the exons ATGGTGTTTCCCCCAAACACCCAGCATAAGTTCACCTCTGGCAGAGTTGCTTTCCAGCTCCTGCAGGTGGGAGTCCACTCACCTGCAGCAGGCACTCGGCACAACTCCGCAGGACCGGCTCACCTGCACCGGGCACTCAGCACAGCCTCCAGCATGCAGCGCCTCCCCGCTGCCACCCGGGCCACCCTGATCCTCAGCCTGGCCTTTGCCTCCCTCCACTCGGCTTGCTCGGCAG CAAGCAGCAGCAACAGCTCAACCTTGACCGCTCACCACCCAGACCCTGGGACCCTGGAGCAGTGCCTCA ACGTGGACTTCTGCCCACAAGCAGCCCGGTGCTGCCGCACAGGAGTGGACGAGTATGGCTGGATCGCGGCGGCTGTTGGCTGGAGCCTCTGGTTCCTCACCCTCATCCTGCTCTGTGTGGACAAACTGATGAAGCTGACTCCAGATGAGCCCAAGGACTTGCAAGCGTGA
- the TMEM213 gene encoding transmembrane protein 213 isoform X1: MVFPPNTQHKFTSGRVAFQLLQVGVHSPAAGTRHNSAGPAHLHRALSTASSMQRLPAATRATLILSLAFASLHSACSAEASSSNSSTLTAHHPDPGTLEQCLNVDFCPQAARCCRTGVDEYGWIAAAVGWSLWFLTLILLCVDKLMKLTPDEPKDLQA, from the exons ATGGTGTTTCCCCCAAACACCCAGCATAAGTTCACCTCTGGCAGAGTTGCTTTCCAGCTCCTGCAGGTGGGAGTCCACTCACCTGCAGCAGGCACTCGGCACAACTCCGCAGGACCGGCTCACCTGCACCGGGCACTCAGCACAGCCTCCAGCATGCAGCGCCTCCCCGCTGCCACCCGGGCCACCCTGATCCTCAGCCTGGCCTTTGCCTCCCTCCACTCGGCTTGCTCGGCAG AAGCAAGCAGCAGCAACAGCTCAACCTTGACCGCTCACCACCCAGACCCTGGGACCCTGGAGCAGTGCCTCA ACGTGGACTTCTGCCCACAAGCAGCCCGGTGCTGCCGCACAGGAGTGGACGAGTATGGCTGGATCGCGGCGGCTGTTGGCTGGAGCCTCTGGTTCCTCACCCTCATCCTGCTCTGTGTGGACAAACTGATGAAGCTGACTCCAGATGAGCCCAAGGACTTGCAAGCGTGA